The Choloepus didactylus isolate mChoDid1 chromosome 13, mChoDid1.pri, whole genome shotgun sequence genome contains a region encoding:
- the LOC119507828 gene encoding 2-oxoglutarate and iron-dependent oxygenase JMJD4-like isoform X1 — protein MDRETRVFAERHFRGLHGCLPGGACRTPERADFIEKPDSFSYADFFKGYLLPNLPCVFSSAFTEGWGSRRHWVTRSGKPDFDYLLQKYGDMVVPVANCGVQEYNSNPKEHMPLRDYISYWKEYIQENYSSPRGCLYLKDWHLCRQGGLPQHGPDSCPVIPLSVGIHRVSPMEDVYTLPVYFSSDWLNEYWDTLNVDDYRFVYMGPAGTWSPFHADIFRSFSWSVNICGRKKWLLFPPGQEEALRDRHGSLPYDVTSPALLDTRLYPSHMHCEPPLEITQEAGEMLFVPSGWHHQVHNLEDTISVNHNWVNGCNLAAMWRFLQRELQAVQQEIHEWRDTMLDWHHHCQVIMKSCSGINYKEFYHFLKIIAERRLLTLADGADTGKPEGACGAGLGPQQAAFDISRIAEVLASVTANPDFQRVDTSTFSLQPGDLLQQLEEAVAASLSL, from the exons ATGGACAGGGAGACGCGCGTGTTCGCGGAGAGGCACTTCCGTGGCCTCCACGGGTGTCTCCCGGGCGGAGCCTGCCGGACCCCGGAGCGTGCTGACTTCATCGAGAAGCCGGACTCCTTCTCCTACGCCGATTTCTTTAAGGGCTACCTGCTCCCCAACCTGCCCTGCGTTTTCTCCAGCGCCTTCACGGAGGGCTGGGGCAGCAGGAGGCACTGGGTGACGCGCAGCGGGAAGCCCGACTTCGATTATTTGCTCCAGAAGTATG GAGACATGGTTGTACCTGTTGCAAACTGCGGAGTGCAGGAGTACAACTCGAACCCCAAGGAACACATGCCCCTCAGAGATTACATTAGCTACTGGAAAGAGTACATCCAGGAGAACTACTCCTCTCCACGGGGCTGTCTGTACCTCAAAGACTGGCACCTGTGCAG GCAAGGTGGTCTCCCCCAGCATGGACCTGACTCCTGCCCAGTGATCCCCCTCTCTGTGGGAATCCACAG GGTCTCCCCGATGGAGGACGTGTACACCCTGCCAGTGTACTTCTCATCAGACTGGCTGAATGAGTACTGGGACACCCTCAATGTGGACGACTACCGATTTGTCTACATGGGGCCCGCAGGCACCTG GTCGCCGTTCCATGCCGACATCTTCCGCTCCTTCAGCTGGTCTGTGAATATCTGCGGGAGGAAAAAATGGCTCCTCTTCCCGCCAGGGCAAGAAGAAGCCCTGAGGGATCGCCACGGCAGCCTGCCATACGATGTGACCTCCCCCGCGCTCCTGGACACCCGCCTGTACCCCTCGCACATGCACTGTGAACCTCCCCTGGAGATCACACAGGAGGCTGGCGAGATGCTGTTCGTGCCCAGCGGGTGGCACCACCAAGTCCACAACCTG GAGGACACCATCTCCGTCAACCACAACTGGGTCAATGGCTGTAACCTGGCAGCCATGTGGCGCTTCCTACAGCGGGAACTCCAGGCCGTGCAGCAGGAGATCCACGAGTGGAGAGACACCATGCTGGACTGGCACCACCACTGCCAG GTGATCATGAAGTCCTGTTCCGGGATCAATTACAAAGAATTTTACCACTTTCTCAAGATCATCGCTGAAAGGCGGCTCCTCACCCTGGCCGACGGAGCGGACACAGGGAAGCCGGAGGGTGCctgtggggctgggctgggcccccAGCAAGCCGCTTTTGACATCAGCCGGATCGCCGAGGTGCTGGCCTCAGTGACTGCCAACCCTGACTTCCAGAGAGTGGACACCAGCACATTCTCACTGCAGCCCGGGGACCTCCTACAGCAGCTGGAGGAGGCTGTTGCTGCCTCTTTGTCCTTATAG
- the LOC119507828 gene encoding 2-oxoglutarate and iron-dependent oxygenase JMJD4-like isoform X2 → MDRETRVFAERHFRGLHGCLPGGACRTPERADFIEKPDSFSYADFFKGYLLPNLPCVFSSAFTEGWGSRRHWVTRSGKPDFDYLLQKYGDMVVPVANCGVQEYNSNPKEHMPLRDYISYWKEYIQENYSSPRGCLYLKDWHLCRQGGLPQHGPDSCPVIPLSVGIHRVSPMEDVYTLPVYFSSDWLNEYWDTLNVDDYRFVYMGPAGTWSPFHADIFRSFSWSVNICGRKKWLLFPPGQEEALRDRHGSLPYDVTSPALLDTRLYPSHMHCEPPLEITQEAGEMLFVPSGWHHQVHNLEDTISVNHNWVNGCNLAAMWRFLQRELQAVQQEIHEWRDTMLDWHHHCQIIAERRLLTLADGADTGKPEGACGAGLGPQQAAFDISRIAEVLASVTANPDFQRVDTSTFSLQPGDLLQQLEEAVAASLSL, encoded by the exons ATGGACAGGGAGACGCGCGTGTTCGCGGAGAGGCACTTCCGTGGCCTCCACGGGTGTCTCCCGGGCGGAGCCTGCCGGACCCCGGAGCGTGCTGACTTCATCGAGAAGCCGGACTCCTTCTCCTACGCCGATTTCTTTAAGGGCTACCTGCTCCCCAACCTGCCCTGCGTTTTCTCCAGCGCCTTCACGGAGGGCTGGGGCAGCAGGAGGCACTGGGTGACGCGCAGCGGGAAGCCCGACTTCGATTATTTGCTCCAGAAGTATG GAGACATGGTTGTACCTGTTGCAAACTGCGGAGTGCAGGAGTACAACTCGAACCCCAAGGAACACATGCCCCTCAGAGATTACATTAGCTACTGGAAAGAGTACATCCAGGAGAACTACTCCTCTCCACGGGGCTGTCTGTACCTCAAAGACTGGCACCTGTGCAG GCAAGGTGGTCTCCCCCAGCATGGACCTGACTCCTGCCCAGTGATCCCCCTCTCTGTGGGAATCCACAG GGTCTCCCCGATGGAGGACGTGTACACCCTGCCAGTGTACTTCTCATCAGACTGGCTGAATGAGTACTGGGACACCCTCAATGTGGACGACTACCGATTTGTCTACATGGGGCCCGCAGGCACCTG GTCGCCGTTCCATGCCGACATCTTCCGCTCCTTCAGCTGGTCTGTGAATATCTGCGGGAGGAAAAAATGGCTCCTCTTCCCGCCAGGGCAAGAAGAAGCCCTGAGGGATCGCCACGGCAGCCTGCCATACGATGTGACCTCCCCCGCGCTCCTGGACACCCGCCTGTACCCCTCGCACATGCACTGTGAACCTCCCCTGGAGATCACACAGGAGGCTGGCGAGATGCTGTTCGTGCCCAGCGGGTGGCACCACCAAGTCCACAACCTG GAGGACACCATCTCCGTCAACCACAACTGGGTCAATGGCTGTAACCTGGCAGCCATGTGGCGCTTCCTACAGCGGGAACTCCAGGCCGTGCAGCAGGAGATCCACGAGTGGAGAGACACCATGCTGGACTGGCACCACCACTGCCAG ATCATCGCTGAAAGGCGGCTCCTCACCCTGGCCGACGGAGCGGACACAGGGAAGCCGGAGGGTGCctgtggggctgggctgggcccccAGCAAGCCGCTTTTGACATCAGCCGGATCGCCGAGGTGCTGGCCTCAGTGACTGCCAACCCTGACTTCCAGAGAGTGGACACCAGCACATTCTCACTGCAGCCCGGGGACCTCCTACAGCAGCTGGAGGAGGCTGTTGCTGCCTCTTTGTCCTTATAG